The following nucleotide sequence is from Streptomyces xiamenensis.
ACGTCCGACGTCTACCGCTCCCTCAACCCGCAGAAGCTCTTCCGGCGCAGCCTGCTCAACGACCACGGAATCCGCTTCCCGGTCGACCTGTGGCTGGGCGAGGACCAGATGTTCTGCACCGAGGCCATGCTCGCCGCCCACGTCATATCCGTGGTCGGCGACTACGACTGCTACTACGCGCGGCGCCGCGAGGACGGCCAGCATCTGACCCTGCGCGACAGAAGCGCCTGGCAATCGGTGGAGCCCGTCAAGCGGGTGATGGACCTGATCGCCGAGCGCGTCGCCGACACGGACAACCGCCGCCGGCTGCTCGCCCGGCACTTCCGGCAGATCATGGGCAAGGTCCTGCTGCCCGTCGCGGCCTCCGAGAAGTTCGCCGGTGCCTTCCGCGACGACACCTACCGCTACGTGCGCCAGGTGTGCGACACCTACTGGGAACCGGAGATGATCCCGCATCTCCCCGCCCTCACCTGGCTGCGGCTGTACTGCTTCCTCGAAGGCCGCTACGCACAGCTCGAAGTCCTCGCCCGGTTCGAGGAGCACAGCCAGGACCCCGAGATCGTCGAGGACGGCCGGGTCTTCCGCCCCTACCCGTTCTTCCGCGACCCGGCCGCCAAAATCCCCGACGAACTGTTCGAGATGACCGACCGGCTCAAGGCCCGGCACGCAGTCACCGGCGCGCGCTGGGACGGCGACATCCTGACCGTCAGCGGTCACGCCCGCATCGACGCCGTCTCCACCCGCGACGTCCGCACCCGCCTGCAACTGCGCAGCCGCGACGGCCGGCGCGTGTACGACCTCCCCACCCGGCACACCGCCACCCCGCATCTCACCGAGGAGCACGGCAAGCAGGGCCGCTACGACTTCGCTCTCGCCGGCTGGGAGGCCGAACTCGACCCGGGGACGGCGGCCGACGGCGTACCGCCCGAGCACGGGGTGTGGGACCTGTGGGCCGTCGTCGACATCCAGGGCGTCCGCCGCGAGGTACGGCTCGGCGCACCGGCCGGCCGCCCCGGCCAGTGGGTGATGCCCGCCGGCCGCGTCCGGGCCGCCGGGGGCGACTCCGTCGTCCCGTACCGCACCAAGGGCGGCAAGTTCGCCCTCGACGTCGGCGGCGGCGTACGCGGCCTCGCCGCGCAGGGCATGATCACGGACCAGCGCTGGGACGGGGAGGCCCTGCGCTGGACCGGAGCCGGCTGGATCGACAGCGTGCCGGGCGAGGACGCCGAGCCGCAGCTCATCCTGCGCTCGCGCCAGTCCGGGCTCCAGGTGCTGGTGCCCACCCGGCGGGCCCACGTGCCGCGGACCGATCTGGACGCCGCGCCCGCGCACGGCGCACCCGCCGAGGTCGGCTTCACGGCGGAGGTGGACCCGCTGACCGCCGACGGCGGCAGCCCGCTGCCACCCGGCGTGTGGGACCTGCACCTGCGGCTGACCGCCCCCGGCGTCACCCGGGAGACCCGGCTGCGGGCCGTCACCGGGCTGACCACCGAACAGCTGTGGCGGGTACGACCCCTGAGCGACGGAGAGGGGCACCTGCGGCTGGTCACCCCGTACATGACCAAGAGCGGCCATCTCGCCATCGACTCCGGCGGGATCTACTTCACCCCGGAGAGCCAGCTGCTGCTCGCCGAGGGCGCCCGGGACCCCGATTCGCGCCGGGAGTTCGTGGTGCGCGGGCGGGTCGGAGTCTTCGGGGTACACCCCGACGAACTGCGGCTGCGGGTCACGGTCGGGGACGACCCGCCGCGCACGATGGCCGTCGAACTGGCCCCGCCGCGCCCCGGGGACCCCGCGCCCCGGGCGGTCGGGCCGGAGCGGAACGCGGACCAGTGGCCGGCGTTCACCGTGCGGGTCCCGGCCGGCGGCGGTCCCTTCCGCCGCCCCGCTGTCACCGTCCGGCTGGAACTGGCCACCGGCGGGCAGCTGTTCGCCTCACGCCCGCACACGGCGCGCTGAGCGCGGGCCGGCGGGAGGGTGCCGGGGCCCGGTGGAGGTACCGGGCCCCGGCGGTGGCTCCGGATCAGTCGATCTCGGTCCAGGTGAACGCCACCTCGTCGCCGTCCGACACCAGGAACTGGCAGCCGCCGACCGGGGTCGCCGTGCCGTTCACCGAGATCAGCCAGAACTCGTCGGCGGTCTGCGTGATCCCGTCGATCTGGGTGACCAGGTAGTCGTCGAACGAGGCGTACCACACACCGTCCCAGCTGAAGCCGTTCTGCTGGGCGGCGTCGTCCAGCGCGGCGGTCGGGGTGGCACCCGGCTCCGGGTTGGCGCCCAGGTTGGTGCCGTCGCACAGGTGCGCCCCGCCGGTCAGCGGGGTGACGGTGTGTCCGGTGGTGGTCACCTCGTCGGAGAAGACCGTGCCGGCCGGGCCGGTGACGGTCAGCTGCACGGTCACCGGATCGGCGGCGGCGGCGACGGTGCCGGTGGCCGGGGCCGGAGCCGCGCCCACCAGGGCCAGCACGGCGGCGGCGGTGGCGGTGACGGTGGCGGTGGCGGTACGGAACATGGTTCTCCCTCGAACTCGAACGGAACGTACGGGACGTGCGGAAGAAGGCATCAGGGGCGGAGCCCGCCGCGCCGCCGCTGCCGGGCGAGGAGGTACACGCCCGAGCCGGCGGCCAGCAGCATGGCGGCGGCGGCCACCAGCGGCACCGGGTTCGCGCCGGTGTTCGCCAGCCCGCCGTCCGGGGTCAGCCCGCCGGACGCCCCGCCGCCGGCGGTGCCGGAGGTGGCGGTGCCCGAGGTGTCGGAACCGTCGATGTCGCCAGGGCCGCCGTTGGCGCCCTGGTCACCGGTATCGCCGTCCGAGGTGCCGCCCGTCGCGTCGTCGCCCGAACCCCCGGTGTCCGTACCGGAGTCGGCACCGCCCTCCGAGCCACCGTCCAGGCCGCCGTCCGCACCCCCGTCGGCGCCGCCCGCGGTCACATCCGCGCCGCCGGCGTCCGCACCACCGTCCGCCGCGCCGCCCGCGCCGCCGACCGTGCTGTCGCCGCCACCGTCACCGCCCTCACCGGGGCCGCAGGCGATGGGCGCCGTCTCCGCCGCGCCGCCCGCGCCGTCGATGTCGCCCAGCGCCACCCCCGCCAGCGCCGGGATCACCTGGGCGGTCGCGCGCAGCGCCATGCCGTCGGCCACCGGCTCCATGTAGCCGACCGCGCCCCGGTCGGCCGCGACGGCCGAGCAGCCCACCTGCACACCGCGCAGCCAGGCCGTGCCGCGCTCGGCGGCGGCGTCCCGGCCGCCGCCCGCCAGCGCCTGGACGGCGAGTGCGGTGGAGTTGGAGTTGGCGGCGCTGGCCGCGTTGTAGCCCCAGCCGCCGTTCTCCTGCTGCTGGGCCTCCAGCCAGTCCAGGCCGGGCGCGGCGTCCGCCGTACGATCCACCGCGAGCAGCGCCTGCACCGCCATGCCGGTGCTGTCGGTGTCCGAGGTGCAACGGTCCGGATTGCGGCGCAGCGACAGCGGATAGCCGCCGTCCGCGCAGCGCGTGGAGGCCAGGAACTCCACGGTGCTCTCCGGGGCGCCCTCGGCCGTGCGGGCCAGCGCCAGCACCCCCAGGGACTGGGTGAACTGGTTGGACATGTCTCCGGCGGGCCCGGCGTCCGAGAACCGGCCGGTGTCCTGCACGCGGTCCAGCAGCAGCCCCGCCAGGTCGTGGCCGCCGAAGTCGGACAGGTCGCGGTGCTCGATCGCCGCGACCAGCGCCAGCTTGGCGGTGCCGCCCGCGTTGACGGCGTCCGGGTTGCCCCGGTGGATGTAGTCGCCGGCGTTCGCCGCCAGCCAGTCGGTGGCCCGCTCGGCGGTGCTGCCGGCGGTGCCGGTCGCGGCCAGGCCCATCACGATGTCGGCGGTCAGCCCGTGGTCGGCGGACGCGTGGGTGTCATCGGTGAGCTTGCCGACCGCCCAGGTGGCGGCGGCCTCGGCCGGGGACAGCAGCTGCTGCGGCGTCTCGTCGGCGCGGGCCGTGGCGCCGGGCAGCGCCAGCGCGGTCGCTATCAGCGCGGCGGGCAGCACGGCTGCCGCGCGTCTGCGCAGGGTCGTCATCGGGTCATGGCTCCTTGATCGGTCGAAGAGGCGAAGGTGACGGGAACGTCGAAGGCGGCGCGGCGCGCTGCGCGGCGCAGGGTGGCCAGGACGGCGGGACCCAGCACGCACAGCGCGATCGCGTTGGTCACCGCCCGGCCGGTGTCCCAGCCGAAGGTGGAGGTGGCCAGGGTGTAGAGGAAGAAGGTGTGCAGGTTCTCCAGCGGGCCGGCCTCCGGGTCGAAGGAGAGCTGGGTGCCGTCGCCCAGCGCGAACGGCCAGAACCACAGATTCATCAGGAAGCCGAAGACGTACGCCGCCACCACCCCGTACCCGGCCAGCAGTGCGATCTCCGCCCGCCCGGTCAGCCGGCGCGGCAGCAGCCCGGCGCCCAGGCCCACCCAGCCGGCGGCCATCATCTGGAACGGCAGCCACGGGCCGACCCCGGCGGTCAGCAGCGCGGAGGCGAACAGCGAGATGGCGCCCAGCGCGTAGCCGAAACCGGGGCCGAAGACCCGCCCGGCGAGGATCAGCAGGAAGAACACCGTCTCGATCCCGGCGGTGCCGGCGCCCAGCGGGCGCAGCGCGGCGTTGACGGCGGCCAGTACCCCCAGCAGCGCGAGCGTCTTGGGGTCGATGCCGCCCTCGGAGATCTCCGCGAGGACGACGGCCAGGATCACCGGCAGCAGCAGCACGAACATGAGCGGGGCCTGCCCGGCGTGTGCCACCGCCTGGGGCTGCGGCGGCATCAGCAGCGGCCAGCAGAACATGCCGAGCCCGATCACCGAGGCCAGCGCGAGGACGACGGCGGCCCGGGGGCCGACCCGCAGTGCGGTGGCACGCGTGACCGTACGGGGGGCCCCGGCGTCTCCGGCGCTGCCCGCGCCGCCGGCCACGTCCTTGCCCGGCCGCGTGCCGTCGCCGCCGCGCCCCGGGACCGGCCGTGCCCCGCTCATCGGGTGGCCTCCCCGCTCGTGACCGGCGCGAGCGCCCGCGCCACCTGGTCGGGCGTCAGCCACGGCTGCGGCTTGAGGATCTTCGCCACCTGGGGCGCGAACGACGGGGAGGAACAGATCACGTCGGCCGTCGGGCCGTCCGCGACGATCTCGCCCTCCGCCATCACCGTCACCCGGTCCGCCGTGGCGGCCACGAACTCCACGTCATGGGTGGCGATCATCACCGCCCGGCCCTGTTCGGCCAGCTCCCGCACCACCCGCCCGAAGTGCCGCTTGGCGTGGTAGTCCAGGCCCCGGGTCGGCTCGTCCAGCAGCACCACGTCCGGCGCCGCCGTCAACTGCACCGCCAGCACCAGCGCGAGCCGCTGCCCCTCGGACAGGTCCCGTGGATGCCGCTCCCCGGGGATGCCGGGAGTCAGCAGGTCGAGCAGCGCGCGGCAGGTGCCCGGCTCCGCCTGCGACTCGGCGTCGGCCTGCGCGCACTCGCCGTCCACCGTCTGCAGGTACAGCAGATCGGCCGCCGTCTGCGGCACCAGGCCCACCAGTGCCCGTGCCTCCCGCGCCGAGACCTCACCCGGGTCCGTGCCCCGCGCCGCCACCGCGACCTCGCCGGAACGGCGCGGGCCCGAACCCTGCAACGCCCACAGCAGCGAGGACTTGCCGGAGCCGTTGCGGCCCATCAGCGCGATGATCTCCCCGCCCCGTGCCTCCAGGTCCACCTCGCGCACCGCGATGTGCTCCCCGTAGGTCACGGTGACCTTCCGCGCCGTCAGCGCGACCGCGCCGCCGCCCACCGCGCGCGGCCGCGCAGGCCGCAGCCCCGCGAGGCGCTCGCGCAGCCCGGCGGCGTGCCGGCGGGCGTCGCGCACCGACAGCGGCAGTGGGTCCCAGCCGGCGATACGGCCCAGATGAACGATCGGCGGGGCGATGTCGGACTCCGCGATCAGCTCGGCGGGCGTCCCGGACCGTACGCTGCCGTCCCCCGGCAGGTACAGCAGCCGGTCCGCGTACTGGAGCACGCGCTCCATGCGGTGCTCGGCGATCACCACCGTGGTGCCCAGATCGTGCACCAGCCGCAGGATCGCCGACAGCACGTCCTCGGCCGCGGTCGGGTCCAGCGCGGAGGTCGGCTCGTCCAGCACCAGGACGGAGGGGTGCGCGGTGAGTACCGCGCCGATCGCCACCCGCTGCTGCTGGCCGCCGGAGAGGGTACGCAGCGGGCGGTGCCGCAGCTCCGCGATGCCCAGCAGGTCCAGGGTCTCCTCGACCCGCTTGCGCATCGTGTCCGGGCCGATCGCCAGCTGCTCCATGCCGTAGGCGAGTTCCTCCTCGACGGTGTCGGTGACGAACCCGGCCAGCGGGTCCTGGCCCACCACGCCCACCAGATGCGCGAACTCCTGCGGCGGCCGGGACTGCGTGCTCTGCCCGGCGACCGTCACCCGGCCGCGCAGTTCACCGCCGGTGAACCGGGGGACCAGGCCGTTGACGGCCCCCAGCAGGGTGGACTTCCCCGAGCCGGTACGCCCGGCGATCAGGCACAGCTCGCCCTCCTCGACGCGCAGATCGACCCCGGCCAGGGTGGGACGGGCGGCGCCGTCGTAGCGGAAACTCACCGAGTCGAACGTGATCATGCGCGGGTCTTCTCCTCACGGACCGCCGCGTCCTGCGGTGCGGCGGCCTGCTGCGGGGGTGTGGACGGAGTCGGGAACGGGGGCGGGGGCGTGAGGAAGGCGGGCAGCAGCCCCACCAGGACGGCGACGGCCGGCAGCGCGGCCACCTCGGGCCAGCTCAGCGGGGAGAGCGAGGGATAGAGATTGGCCGGGTCCACCCGGGTGCTCACGTACATGAGCGCACCGGCGGTGAGTCCGGAGCCGGCGGCCAGGAGTTCGCCGGTGCGCCACCGGTCGGGCCGGTAGCTGCTGCGCCGCACCCGGCGTCCGCCGAGGAGGAAACCGGTCACGGCGAGCGCGAGGCCGCCCAGCAGCAGTGGCAGCCCCAGCAGCCGGGAGGCGGAGGGGTCGAGCGTCCCGTACAGGCCGGCGCACACGCCCAGCAGACCGCCGATGACCAGCAGTCCGGTGAGCAGCCTGGCCCGGGGCGCGGTGGCGCCCAGCCGCCCGTATCCCCGGGAAGCCATGGCGGCGGCGAGGGCGAGGGAGCGGCTCAGCGCGTCTTCGAGAACGGGGATGAGGATGCCGCGCAGGGCGCCGCGCCCCTTGCCGGAGGCGCCGCGCAGCCGGCGGGCGCGGCGCACCCGCTGCACGCTCTCGATCAGCTGCGGGGCGACGGTGAGGGCGACCACGACGGAGGTGCCGATCTCGTACAGCGCGCCGGGCAGGGACTTGAGCAGCCGTTTGGGGTTGGCGAGGGCGTTGGCGGCGCCGACGCAGATCACCATGGCGGCGAGCTGGAGGCCGTCGTACACCCCGCCCAGGAGTTGCTCGGCGGCGACCGGTCCCAGCAGCCTGATGCCGGCCGCGGCCTCGGGGAGCGGGATCTCGGGGAGCGTGAAAAGGATGGTGGAGCCCTGGCCGCCGCCGAAGACGATGCGGAACAGCACCCGCATCACGACGATGAAGGCACCGAACAGCAGGTACATCCGGAAGGACAGCGCCCAGGGCGCGTCGGTGCGGCGGCTGACGACGACGTAGCCGGCGACGGCGATGACCAGCAGGAGCAGCACCGGGTTGGTGGTGCGGCTGGCGGCGACGGCGAGGCCGAGCGCCCACAGCCACCAGGCGCCGGGGTGCAGGGCGCGGGGGAGAGGGGTGATCACTGGTCGGTGGCCGTATCCGTGGTGCTGGTGGGGGTGGTGGAGCCGGTGGGGGCGTTCGCGGCCAGGCGGCGGCGCCAGGCGGTGAGTCCCGCGCCGGCGGCCAGGGCGGTGGCCAGGCCGATGGCGGCGAGGGTGCCGGCGGACGGGCCGCCGGAGCCGGCGGTGGCGGAGGGGTCGTGGGCGTCGTCCTGACCGCTCCACCCGGCCGCCTCGGTGGGGGCGGGAGCGGGGTCGGTCTCCTCGGCGGCGGGGTCCTCGCCAGCCGCCTCGTCCCCGTCCCGGTCCGCGTCCGTGTCCTTGTCCTCCTGCTCGGCGTCCGGGGCGTCGGGGTCCTCGGCGTCCGGCGCGTCGCCATCGGGAGCGTCCTGCGGGGGCTCACCGCCGGGGGCGCCCGCGGCGGTGCCGTCCTGGCCGCCGGTGGCCGAGCCGCCGGAGGCGTCGCCCCCGGACCCGCCGTCGGTCGAGCCGCCCGAGCCGCCCGAGCCGCCGGGCGTCCCGGAGCCGCCGGACGGGCTGCCGCCCGAGGCGGCGCCTCCGCCGCCCGCGCCCCCGCCGGGGGAGCCACTGCCCCCGCCGTCACCCCCGCTGCCGTTGTCGGCCGGGCGCTGCGGGGCGACGCCGGGCGGCGACGCCATCTCGTCCTCGTCATCGGTCAGCGCGAACGACCAGCCCTCGATGCTGCCCTCGGGCGGCGTGCGGTAGGTGGCGCCGCGCTGGCTGTACGTCCACGCGCCGCCATTGGGCGCGTGCCAGTACGACCAGTACGCGGTGGCGGGCGGGGTGTCCACGCAGCTCTCGCTGTCGGCGCCCGGCCGGCCGTTGATACGGCAGATGAACGCGTCGCCCCAGCGGGTGGTGCCGCCGACCTCGAAGCCGGCGTTGCGCAGCGCCGCGAGACCGTCCGCCTGCGGCCCGGGGGCACAGCGCACGATCCGGCCGCCGCCCAGCCCCTGGTAGTCGACCACCACGGAGACGCCACTGCTGTCCGGGCAGAACCCGGGGGTGCCGGCCAGCGCGACCCGGCCGGCCGGGGCCGCTGCCGCCGCCGTACCGGCCGGCCCGCCCAGCGCGGCCAGCAGGCCGAACAGCAGGCAGGCGGCCATGACACGTGCTCGGGCGCGGGCGTGGCCCCGGACGCGGGCGACGGGCATCGGATGCCTTTCCATCGGACCGGCGCGGTGCGTGGCGGGGCCCGGCATCCGCCCGCACGAGAAGACCCCTGGCGCGCATTCGGTGACGAAAGCGGCAGGGGCCTACCAGCCGGGACGGGCTGAGGGCTCCACGCTGCGGACCGTGACAGTGAGAAGCGGGTGTTCACGCCGGCGAGCCGAGTGATCCGACTCGCGACGCGGAACGTCGCACACGGTTGCAGGTCAGTGCCGGATTCGCACCGGCTTCCCTCGGTCGTCAACGCATGAAGTTATGGATCCCCCGAAAGACGGAATCTCCGCCAGAATAGGCCGCCCACCACGGATTTGACCAGACCTTTATCTGCGCTCCGATGTGCTGGATCATGCAGGAACAACCACGCGCCGATCACGGAGCGGCCGACGCGGCCGGGGTGTGTGGTGATCCAGGAACGTAAGGACGCACATGAACGTCGCACGACGGGACGCCCAATACCTGGGTCCCGAACTGGAGTTCACCGAGGACGACGCACCGGACCTGGTGCGGGCGCTACAGCGCGCGGCCCGGCGAGCCCCCGACGCCGGTGTCATCACCGTGACCCCGGACGGGACGAGCAGCACCTTCCAGACCTATCCCGAATTGTTACTGCGAGCCCGGCGCCTGCTGAACGGACTGCGCGAACACGGAGTGCGCCCCGGCGATCCGGTCGTGCTGTGCGGACTGCCGCTCGACGCGTTCTTCCCGGCGTTCTGGGCCTGTGTGCTCGGCGGCGCCCGGCCGGTGGCGATCGCCGACCGCGCCGAGGCCGGCGCCCCGGCCCTGAACCGGCTGCGCCAGGTCTGTGACCTGCTGGACGCTCCGCTGGTGCTCACCGACCGGAGCGGAGCGGCCGGTCTGAGCCGTACGGACCCCGCCCTGCGGGCCGTGGCCGCCGAGGACTGCGCCACGGGACCCGAAGCCCTCGACCTCGATGCCGATGCCGACATCGTCGTGCCGGACGGCGCGGACATCGCCGTGCTGATGCTCTCCTCGGGCAGCACCGGAGCCCCCAAGGCGGCACAGCTCACCCACCACGGCCTCGCCGTGTTCGCCGCGAGCAGCCGCCGGATCCTGGACCTCGGCCCGGACGACACCACCGTCAACTGGCTGCCCGTGGACCACAGCGGCGCCTTCCTCCTCTACCACGTGCTCGCCGTCTTCACCGGGACGACCAACGTGCACGCGCCAACGGAT
It contains:
- a CDS encoding glycosyltransferase, translated to MLHATQKKTDAEKPSPSPVVTVVMAVYNGMPYLTEALESLERQTIGAQRMEIITVDDGSTDDSGAELDRWTTRLPHLRVIHQENSGGPSGPRNLAIDEARGRYVFIADADDVLGDEALERMVGMAEENSSDVVLGRMAGLGGREVSVLAFKHAARADLYTSDVYRSLNPQKLFRRSLLNDHGIRFPVDLWLGEDQMFCTEAMLAAHVISVVGDYDCYYARRREDGQHLTLRDRSAWQSVEPVKRVMDLIAERVADTDNRRRLLARHFRQIMGKVLLPVAASEKFAGAFRDDTYRYVRQVCDTYWEPEMIPHLPALTWLRLYCFLEGRYAQLEVLARFEEHSQDPEIVEDGRVFRPYPFFRDPAAKIPDELFEMTDRLKARHAVTGARWDGDILTVSGHARIDAVSTRDVRTRLQLRSRDGRRVYDLPTRHTATPHLTEEHGKQGRYDFALAGWEAELDPGTAADGVPPEHGVWDLWAVVDIQGVRREVRLGAPAGRPGQWVMPAGRVRAAGGDSVVPYRTKGGKFALDVGGGVRGLAAQGMITDQRWDGEALRWTGAGWIDSVPGEDAEPQLILRSRQSGLQVLVPTRRAHVPRTDLDAAPAHGAPAEVGFTAEVDPLTADGGSPLPPGVWDLHLRLTAPGVTRETRLRAVTGLTTEQLWRVRPLSDGEGHLRLVTPYMTKSGHLAIDSGGIYFTPESQLLLAEGARDPDSRREFVVRGRVGVFGVHPDELRLRVTVGDDPPRTMAVELAPPRPGDPAPRAVGPERNADQWPAFTVRVPAGGGPFRRPAVTVRLELATGGQLFASRPHTAR
- a CDS encoding DUF4430 domain-containing protein; its protein translation is MFRTATATVTATAAAVLALVGAAPAPATGTVAAAADPVTVQLTVTGPAGTVFSDEVTTTGHTVTPLTGGAHLCDGTNLGANPEPGATPTAALDDAAQQNGFSWDGVWYASFDDYLVTQIDGITQTADEFWLISVNGTATPVGGCQFLVSDGDEVAFTWTEID
- a CDS encoding prenyltransferase/squalene oxidase repeat-containing protein codes for the protein MTTLRRRAAAVLPAALIATALALPGATARADETPQQLLSPAEAAATWAVGKLTDDTHASADHGLTADIVMGLAATGTAGSTAERATDWLAANAGDYIHRGNPDAVNAGGTAKLALVAAIEHRDLSDFGGHDLAGLLLDRVQDTGRFSDAGPAGDMSNQFTQSLGVLALARTAEGAPESTVEFLASTRCADGGYPLSLRRNPDRCTSDTDSTGMAVQALLAVDRTADAAPGLDWLEAQQQENGGWGYNAASAANSNSTALAVQALAGGGRDAAAERGTAWLRGVQVGCSAVAADRGAVGYMEPVADGMALRATAQVIPALAGVALGDIDGAGGAAETAPIACGPGEGGDGGGDSTVGGAGGAADGGADAGGADVTAGGADGGADGGLDGGSEGGADSGTDTGGSGDDATGGTSDGDTGDQGANGGPGDIDGSDTSGTATSGTAGGGASGGLTPDGGLANTGANPVPLVAAAAMLLAAGSGVYLLARQRRRGGLRP
- a CDS encoding ECF transporter S component, whose product is MSGARPVPGRGGDGTRPGKDVAGGAGSAGDAGAPRTVTRATALRVGPRAAVVLALASVIGLGMFCWPLLMPPQPQAVAHAGQAPLMFVLLLPVILAVVLAEISEGGIDPKTLALLGVLAAVNAALRPLGAGTAGIETVFFLLILAGRVFGPGFGYALGAISLFASALLTAGVGPWLPFQMMAAGWVGLGAGLLPRRLTGRAEIALLAGYGVVAAYVFGFLMNLWFWPFALGDGTQLSFDPEAGPLENLHTFFLYTLATSTFGWDTGRAVTNAIALCVLGPAVLATLRRAARRAAFDVPVTFASSTDQGAMTR
- a CDS encoding ABC transporter ATP-binding protein, with the protein product MITFDSVSFRYDGAARPTLAGVDLRVEEGELCLIAGRTGSGKSTLLGAVNGLVPRFTGGELRGRVTVAGQSTQSRPPQEFAHLVGVVGQDPLAGFVTDTVEEELAYGMEQLAIGPDTMRKRVEETLDLLGIAELRHRPLRTLSGGQQQRVAIGAVLTAHPSVLVLDEPTSALDPTAAEDVLSAILRLVHDLGTTVVIAEHRMERVLQYADRLLYLPGDGSVRSGTPAELIAESDIAPPIVHLGRIAGWDPLPLSVRDARRHAAGLRERLAGLRPARPRAVGGGAVALTARKVTVTYGEHIAVREVDLEARGGEIIALMGRNGSGKSSLLWALQGSGPRRSGEVAVAARGTDPGEVSAREARALVGLVPQTAADLLYLQTVDGECAQADAESQAEPGTCRALLDLLTPGIPGERHPRDLSEGQRLALVLAVQLTAAPDVVLLDEPTRGLDYHAKRHFGRVVRELAEQGRAVMIATHDVEFVAATADRVTVMAEGEIVADGPTADVICSSPSFAPQVAKILKPQPWLTPDQVARALAPVTSGEATR
- a CDS encoding CbiQ family ECF transporter T component; the encoded protein is MITPLPRALHPGAWWLWALGLAVAASRTTNPVLLLLVIAVAGYVVVSRRTDAPWALSFRMYLLFGAFIVVMRVLFRIVFGGGQGSTILFTLPEIPLPEAAAGIRLLGPVAAEQLLGGVYDGLQLAAMVICVGAANALANPKRLLKSLPGALYEIGTSVVVALTVAPQLIESVQRVRRARRLRGASGKGRGALRGILIPVLEDALSRSLALAAAMASRGYGRLGATAPRARLLTGLLVIGGLLGVCAGLYGTLDPSASRLLGLPLLLGGLALAVTGFLLGGRRVRRSSYRPDRWRTGELLAAGSGLTAGALMYVSTRVDPANLYPSLSPLSWPEVAALPAVAVLVGLLPAFLTPPPPFPTPSTPPQQAAAPQDAAVREEKTRA